From Clarias gariepinus isolate MV-2021 ecotype Netherlands chromosome 18, CGAR_prim_01v2, whole genome shotgun sequence:
agcacattccaCAAATGCTCAATCTGCTAGAGTTGTGGAGAATTGCCAGGTCacaagtcaacaccttgaactcttaGACACGTTCCTTAACCCAGTCCTCTACAATATCTGCAGTCTGGCAGAGAACTTTTTCCTTCTGAAAAAGTTCACTGCTATAAGGGAATATTATTTCCATGTAGAATGTACATGATCAGCAACAAAGTTTAGGTACAGTAGGCGGTATGTGTCAAAGTAATATGCACTTGAATGGCAGGATCTCAGAACACTGCCCTGAGCATCACATTATCTCCACTGTACCAAAGTGCATCCTGGTGCTATCACTTCCCCATGTCTGAGATGCACACGTACCCACCCaaccacatgatgtaaaagaaaactaaattgTGTTCCTGTTCACTGGCTTACATGCCCATTGCAGGTACTTTCAACAGTGAATAGGGATCAGCATAGGTATACTGACTGGTTTGAAGCTTTGAAGCTCTACACACAACAAGCTGTAATGCAGGAGTATTCTAACACGTTTCTATCACACATAGTATCCGTTTATTTTTAGCAGTTTGTAGTACTGTAGCTCGTCTCTGGAAATGAAGAAGAACATGTATTGAGGCTTGGGCACCAATGGCCCTGTCCATGGTTTACTGGTTTtacttccttggaccacttttggtaacCACTAAGTACCGGGAACATCCAACATCCTCACAACACATCTCCAAATACCCGGctttggagatgctctgactCCAGGCTCTAACCCCTAGAGATCATGGACGATAAATTTCCTAAACAAATTCTTACATAGATTTGTTCATAATATAGCTAAAATATCTACTTTAACTTTTATTCACTGGAACATTTTTAaatgggtttcttttttttttgtttatgatgaCTTACCATAAACCAGGAGTTCCACATGACCTTCATTCAGGCCCTCCAAGTCATCAGCGAACACCACCCTGCAGTAATAAATACCGCTGTCACCCCATCGCACCTCTCCAATACGCAGGTCAGCCTCTGGagaaaacaaatgcaaaacatgTGACAGGGTtagcttttgtttaaaattcaaACTGAACGTGTTCAATTTTAATGAAGAATTGAATACAAAGGCCAATGCAAAGGGCAGGAGCACCAAAAGGGTAAGAGAAGTAATCTTCTTACATCATTAGGCACTAATTTAAAAgaaactgtaaatatatatgatGGTCAATTGCTAAAACTCAGCATGTGACATATGGGCCAGCTTATGAATTTTAGTGGCTAAAATATGTTAAGATTTCAAGTCTTTATACAGTTTAGTCTTGTGGATAACTTTAGTATAAACATTGGTTTTAACATGAGTGTAACACAACACCGTCTTATCCAGAGTAACGACACCAGCTCGGCGTGTTTGAGTGTAGCTGCGAGCTCACCGGAGGAACCACTGCCCATAAATTTGCTTAACAACAAAGACAAAACTGAGAGGGAATTGAAACTTTGAGATTAAAGTATAAGCAAAAAAGTGAGTAATGATTTGGCCTGGATGGTGGCGTCCCCTGGCCTGCGACCGATGGCCTGCGACGACTCGAAAAGCCGAGAAGCTGTTGTACTCTAGTAAACTGTCCACATACAAGATATACTCAATATTGCAGTAGATTGGAATAGTCCATTTACTTTATGAATTATAATTAAGATTGAAGCCATACAGTAGATCTGTTAAGCACCAATTCTTTCAAGGTGTCTGAATAGTTACATAGCATGACCAAATGTCAGTGAGATCATGCCACAAAACACTACATAACACTAGCTTTCATTCATTGCTATTAGAttagaattatttaaacaaaaaggtccaaaagaaaaaacaatgacCATATAAAATAAGCCTAACTCTGTTCTACATTTATCCTTTTACAGAACTGCAGACTGACAGACTCTCTAAGCATTTCTTACACACTGACAAATGGCTTTTAAATTCTTTGAGTGGCTCTGGTTTACATCAcccaaaataattgaaaaagctTGGGttagtccacacgaagccggtgcgttccctatccgatcattttttttcctcgttctaaaaaaaattgcgtaaacacggcgtcgtctcaagaaatatctgcgtacacacgaaaccactgaaaacggtgtagtatatatgccagaccagtatggggcgctgtaattctgccataaagatacactatacacggagaagaagactttgagcatgcgcataaccttgcgcCCTGTATAcaaaccaagatggtgttgtccattatcgccggatccgtgtggacgaaacgccaatacgataaaaaatttatacgtaTACGTATACAGggaaacgcgtctccgtgtggacaggcccctAGTAGTTGATGATAATAACACCAATCaaagcaaaaacattaaaaacagagTTACAGATAAAACAGCATAGTAAATAAAACAGCACATTACGTTTAATAATGGAGATGTCTCTTTCTTTGCAGTACTTTGCAATGAAGAGAGAGGATCCCTGCCCTGAGGCCACAATCCGAACCGTCCGGTTGGCGTCGCTGCAGTCCTTGTCGGAGGAGGGCCCGAGTTCTGACCCCCGGACCTCCAGGGAATCTGGAAAGCTGCTATCATGGCAGTATGACTTGTACCACCACTGCACCACTGGGGTACGGGTAGAAGTGCTTGTGTACTGACAAGACAAAACCACAGGCTGGGAAAGCAGTGCGAAACGCCGGCCTTCCCGAACGCTCACCTGCACTGCCTCACATCTCGGCATTGCTGGGGGACAGCAAAAGAGAACAATATTAAGGTTTACACTTCGATATCTTAGATACATTTAAGTAAGAAGAACATTTTAGAACATTAGGCGTGATTGATTTGAACTGTTCCCAGGAATAATTGCTCCCCACTGCCCCACTTCTCCACAGGCCAGCGTTCACTTTTTTTGTCTCTATACTTGGGTACGTTTGCGAGAGATATTTTCCTATTTGCTTTGCAGATGTGAGTCTTTCTTAATCTCTTGACACTAGGTTGGAAGCACACAATTGTCTAAGATGTCTGTGTGCGTACAGTAGCATTACAAtttccatgaagacatggtttcaCTAGTTTGGTCTGGAAGAACTTAAATCATCAGCAACTTTGAAGGAACTGGTACTGGTACACTACACCTCCTCACTTGACATCATTTCCTACCCCAAATCAAtatcatgaattttaacaaGATTCTTTGAATGTCAATTTCAAAAAACTTTGTTACATTGTCCAGTCATGGCCTGACTACATTAATGCTGTTGTGTATGAATAGGGATATCCCTATAGCATTGCTTCAAGGTTTACTGGAAAAACTTAGAAGCCTCCTAGAAGAATGGAGGTTAAATCTGGAATAAGGCACTCAACAAGCACATGTCATTGTacacgtcttttttttttttgggattttcccaaatttcctccctaatttagtcgtatccaattcctccccgtcactactACCAGTCAGTCAGGGTTTgacgaagactatcacgtgtttccttcaAACCACGTGATGCCAGGCAgccacatcttttcgaactgcttgctcatgcaccgttgggagcggcgtaacacactcggaggactaTCCACTAATTTCTCTTGCGTGAGATGCCCATAATTGGCTGTAGggctgtgattaatgtgagagCGCAAAGTGCATACCATCCCAGCCTGCtgaaagagctcggccaatcagctctctagaCCTTCAGCTgcgggaggctacagcatcacccgtgAATCGAATTtgtgatctccagatgatagagCACCACTCGGTGgccaggtgtccacaaacttacATAGTGTATATCAGGAtgtgaaaaagaaggaaaagcaCTGACAGAAAAATGAGTGCAGGGCAAGGGAATATAGTGGAGATTGCAAAGACATGAAAAACGAATAGGAAGGAATCCTGACAAATCTTGAGAAATTTGAGACAGAACACTAGAAAGGCTTTTACAAGCAATATAAGCAACAGCAAGGTGGCTAACCCAGGGGCCTTAACGCACTTCTCCtagcagccttttcctcttctgCAACGGGCTCTGCGCAGGACTGAAGATGCCGTGGGAGCTCGAGCACCTCTTTCCCACTCTGCCCCCTCAAAGGGCGGCATCCCGGTGTCGTCTTTAAAGTCTCTAGGGCGCATAACATGCCACTCTATTTAAGTCCACCGCACGACTCTTTGCTTTGCTTCTGGACCCCGGACTAAACTCCGTGCTTCGCTTTTATAATGCTAAGGTCCATTGATGTTAATTTTTCCCATAGGCTTTttgataagcaaaaaaaaaaaacaagttaacaaaaagaaaactgctTTGCCTTTTACAGTAAATCGCACCCgatatgttttgtgtgtcccAATGATGGTGTTTCGGTTCCAGGGTTGAAATCTTGCGAGACTGCGCAGGCATGTTGCGAGGGAATCTCAATCACGTACCAGGGTCATGGATAATCCTGCATAAAAGCGCACCTGGGAAGCAGCTTGGTGAGAGAATAAGGAGTTACAGCGGGCTGTTTTTGTGGGCATCTTTCAGAGGTCATAGAGTACTGTGGAGACTGTCGTTGGCGGATAATTCCCTCATTTAGATTATCACCCTCTAGTCTGCTCCTCTACTTCACTCCTGCTCCAAAGTCATGCTCCCGGATTATTACAACTACTATCTGTTAATGGGAACGCCTGTAGTGGGCTTCGAGCAACCTCAGCCAGGATCATCATCCGCAGGACGAACGtccttatataaaacatttgcatcattcaaatgtCTCACTGCAGCTAGAAGTCTCATAACCGTACCATGcctaaagtcttctgtaaacgtcaatcagggttaaacctttatttactagaaatttcatcacatgtATGTACACAGGgggatgataatataataatctacaaaatattttttttaaatggtaaagGATTGGTCAATTAAAGCACACAGCTTTTGTAGCTTTGGTAaagttatgtatttttaaaatagaaatgatCCAATAGTGTATCATTCAGGTATCAGAAACAACTTAGTAGACTTATTAtcagaaacaacaacaataataataataataataataataataataatagcttacCTGTAAAAGTTATTACTGTAAACCAGCAGTACAGGAGGAACATCATTTTAGAATCCGTACACAAGTCGTGAACATGTTTTCCTTCCCTTCGCCTCATCCTCCgctcgcgtgtgtgtgtttgtgtgtgtgagtaacaGGACTGTGTAACGGTATAAAGCAGGCGCTCACTGCTTTATACTGTTAACACAGAGCTACAGTAATTGGAATTGAGCCAGTGATTTGAAACTCATACAGGCCAACCCCACTTACTGTACAGTCATGAGAATGAATTACTTCCAGAAGGAAGCACAGCATgagtgtggtgttttttttgttttgtttttttgcagcaaGTTGCTTAAGTAGTAGTCTTCAAGCTGGAAGCACTGATTCCAAGGGATTTTATTTGCCATTTGTATACATACCAACAAGACGagtgtattactgtatgtttttgtacATAATCTCTGAgatagtaaaaaagaaaaaaaaagaaagataaagtaaaaatatagttgcaaagcACCGTTGAACAGgtccaagcaccctgcgccatcaGCTACCGGGCaaccacacaacctgtgtgctttattttttaacatgacaTCCCcagatgattaaaaataaataaataaatgaatataattgCAAAGCAGTGAtgatcgggcccaagcaccctgttcCACCGCCGCCTGGGCGTCCCCCACACAACCTGTTCGCTTTTTGAGCATGTTGAGACATCCCAAAAGCCCTGGAttacactatgatgtcactcaggaaGTCACTTTTCAGCATAAGATTAAGGCATCGCCACGGCTGAACTGTTTGGGATTTCAAAAATGGCTTAAGTAGTAGTCTTACAGCAAGAAGCATTGATTCAAGTtttaagattaaattttttatttgccatTTGTACACATACCAACCGTATGAGTGcattagaatttttttgtaCAGCAACTCTGAGTCACtgataaaaaacagaaataaagtaGAAATATAATTGCAAAGCAATGATGaatgggcccaagcacctgtgccatacAGTAGCCGCAGCCTGCACCACACAACCTGTACAGTATTTTGTGAGAATGGTTAGACATCCAAAAAGCTGGAGATGCTAGAAAATAAGCATCACACTATAATGTCCCTCAGGAAGTTATTACCCAATTTCCTGCATAAATGTACGGTAACGCCCCGGCTGAAACATTTGAAATATCAAAAATTGCTTAAGTAGTGGTATTAAAGCAGAAGCATTGATTCAAGATTTAACattcaatgtactgtatttgccaTTTGAACACATACCAACAGTatgactgtataaaaaaaaatttttgcagaAACTCTGTGAGTCTCTAAtataaaagaaagataaagtagcatgaacatacagtataatacaggaataaatagaaaaaggaTTTAAGCTAACAAACTAtaacacaatatactgtaagttatCATTGACATACattattaagtttatttaagtttattttggaACAgtgtggttagcgctgtcgccttgcacctccaggatccgggttcgattcccagccagactcgattcccgtctctgtgtgcatggagtttgcatgttctccccatgctcggtgggtttcctccgggtactccggtttcctcccacagtccaaagacatgtaggttaggttggttgatgttcccaaattgcctgtagtgtgtgaatgagtgtgtgagtgtgtgtatgtgtgtgtgccctgcgatagattggtaccctgtccagggtgtaccctgcctcgtgccctaagtctcctgggataggctccaggtccccgtgaccctgagtacaggatgaagcgatatagaagatgagcGAGTGAGAATATCATGACTCCGATTATTCTAAAGCACATTTCTAATGTATGTCCaacattctttttttgctgagggtaaaatgtaaaatgttgtaTGGGGCTTGTCTTTGTACACTGGAGCAATACATTTTCCACTCTAAGCATAACAAAGCCCTGTGCACAAATTAAGCTCAATGAGGATATATTGTGCTGCGTTTGGAATGAAAGAACTGGAGCATCCTGTACAGATCCTTGACCTCAACCCTATTGAACACCTTGGGGGATGACCTAGAACACTGACTGAACCGCTGACGTCCTCATGAAATGCCAACGGGTGCAGATTGAAAAAATGAATGCTAGATGGAGTGGCAGGTTTATTTCACCTCTTCATAAGAGGCAATTTAGCACAGCCAAACCACATACCAGCATGCTCATCAATGGTAAGAGGAAACCAGAAAAGGTtcatgtgggtttcctctggcttATCTGCTTTccactgtccaaaaacatgctgaCTATGATGAATGGTGGGTAACGTAAAGGAGTGGTATCCCATTAGGGGTGATTTCTCTTGCACCTACTTTTGTTGGGAATGGGAATGGATCTATCACTACCTTGATCAGGATAACATGATTAACAAAGAAAGCAATTGAGGTTTGTAAAACAACTTGCATGATGCAGTCATGGTTCTCCCCTAagcctgttttatttaatattttatttaatttttattaaagaaaactcaATCGAAGAGCAGAATAAACTAAATTATGTCATGTATTCCCAAAACAGGccacttagtggttagcaccccaggtctgtgtgtgtgctttgtgcATTGTACTTACCTTTTATTGTTGATAACTGTG
This genomic window contains:
- the LOC128506338 gene encoding immunoglobulin-like domain-containing receptor 2 codes for the protein MPPFEGAEWERAMPRCEAVQVSVREGRRFALLSQPVVLSCQYTSTSTRTPVVQWWYKSYCHDSSFPDSLEVRGSELGPSSDKDCSDANRTVRIVASGQGSSLFIAKYCKERDISIIKQADLRIGEVRWGDSGIYYCRVVFADDLEGLNEGHVELLVYAFMKIGSTAGIIGGCAAVLLLLVVVICCCCWWKKKKSEERPEEGGYTDKGQHEFEELQEKRDESQPRDEDDRREDPQGRADNCLYKSDNYDNRRSERYDDKPSDRYDDRRADRYDDQRND